A window of Costertonia aggregata contains these coding sequences:
- a CDS encoding pyruvate dehydrogenase complex dihydrolipoamide acetyltransferase — translation MAEVINMPRLSDTMEEGTVAKWLKQVGDKVEEGDILAEIETDKATMEFESFYEGTLLHIGIAEGDGAPVDSLLAIVGEEGEDISGLLNGSDAPAKADDEPAGESEVNTDDTPASNSDAATEIPEGVEIIKMPRLSDTMEEGTVATWLKKVGDTVEEGDILAEIETDKATMEFESFYSGTLLHIGIQEGESSPVDAVLAVIGPEGTDVDAVLNAKPSEKKSESTTSDTKKETHTKEQSKADTDNNTKATNDGQRVFASPLAKKIASDKGIDLSDVKGSGDNGRIVKKDIENYQPSESKTPETVSKVEPKGSAAAPINLPVGEEGSEEVKNSNMRKAIAKALGNSKFTAPHFYLTIEVDMDNAKASRAQINDLPDTKVSFNDMVLKACAMALRKHPQVNTSWNGDTTRYNKHIHMGVAVAVDEGLVVPVVKFADQLGLTQIGAAVKDLAGKARNKKIAPSEMEGSTFTVSNLGMFGILEFTSIINQPNSAILSVGAIVEKPVVKNGEIVVGSTMKLTLACDHRTVDGAVGAQFLQTLRYFVENPVTMLA, via the coding sequence ATGGCAGAAGTGATAAATATGCCCAGACTTAGCGATACCATGGAAGAAGGTACCGTTGCTAAATGGTTAAAGCAAGTAGGGGACAAAGTTGAGGAAGGCGATATTTTGGCGGAAATCGAGACCGATAAAGCTACAATGGAATTCGAGTCATTTTATGAAGGGACTCTCTTGCATATCGGAATAGCAGAAGGTGACGGTGCCCCGGTAGATTCCCTTTTGGCGATAGTCGGGGAAGAAGGTGAAGATATATCCGGTTTGTTGAACGGTAGTGATGCTCCTGCCAAAGCCGATGATGAACCGGCAGGGGAATCTGAAGTAAATACCGATGATACACCGGCATCAAATTCTGATGCTGCTACCGAAATTCCCGAAGGCGTTGAGATAATAAAGATGCCAAGGTTGAGCGATACCATGGAAGAAGGTACCGTTGCTACTTGGTTAAAAAAAGTTGGTGACACAGTTGAGGAAGGCGATATTTTGGCGGAAATCGAGACCGATAAAGCAACGATGGAATTTGAATCCTTTTATTCGGGTACCCTATTGCATATAGGAATTCAAGAAGGGGAATCTTCCCCTGTTGATGCCGTTCTTGCCGTAATAGGACCAGAAGGCACCGATGTAGATGCCGTTCTAAACGCAAAACCTTCTGAAAAAAAATCGGAAAGCACAACTTCAGATACCAAAAAGGAGACGCACACTAAAGAACAGTCTAAAGCGGATACCGATAACAATACTAAGGCTACAAATGATGGCCAACGTGTCTTTGCATCGCCTTTGGCCAAAAAAATAGCATCTGATAAAGGGATTGATCTTTCTGATGTCAAAGGTTCTGGAGACAACGGTAGAATTGTAAAAAAAGATATTGAAAATTATCAACCTTCTGAATCCAAGACACCTGAAACCGTATCCAAGGTCGAGCCAAAAGGTTCAGCCGCTGCACCGATCAATTTACCGGTAGGTGAAGAAGGTTCGGAAGAGGTCAAGAATTCAAACATGCGAAAGGCCATTGCCAAAGCATTGGGCAATTCTAAATTTACGGCACCGCATTTTTATCTGACCATTGAGGTAGATATGGATAATGCCAAAGCTTCAAGAGCCCAGATCAATGATTTACCAGATACAAAGGTGTCCTTTAATGATATGGTTCTCAAGGCATGTGCGATGGCCTTGAGAAAACACCCGCAGGTAAATACCAGTTGGAATGGCGATACCACCAGATATAATAAACACATTCACATGGGTGTTGCAGTTGCCGTGGATGAAGGTTTGGTTGTGCCGGTCGTTAAGTTTGCCGATCAGTTGGGCCTTACACAAATAGGGGCAGCCGTTAAAGATTTGGCAGGAAAAGCCAGAAACAAGAAAATCGCACCCTCAGAAATGGAAGGTAGCACTTTTACGGTTTCAAATTTGGGGATGTTCGGGATTTTGGAATTTACCTCAATCATAAATCAACCGAATTCCGCAATTTTATCCGTAGGTGCCATTGTAGAAAAACCAGTCGTTAAAAACGGTGAGATCGTAGTGGGCAGTACAATGAAACTTACATTGGCTTGTGATCATAGAACAGTGGATGGTGCCGTAGGGGCACAGTTTTTACAAACCCTCAGGTATTTTGTGGAAAATCCGGTAACCATGTTGGCCTAA
- a CDS encoding SprT-like domain-containing protein, whose translation MDNVLQKYLPERALDLCLELIKQNNVHLKIVNERVTRHGDYRRMPNGSHQITVNASLNKYRFLITLVHEIAHLVAFEKYGRRIKPHGSEWKKTFQYLMLPFLRPEIFPSKLLPLLAKHFRNPKASSSTDANLSIALQKFDVLENDKIYVFELPHGSIFKIYNGKYFRKGNKKIKRYECIEIATGKVYLFQPNAQVELIKD comes from the coding sequence ATGGATAATGTGCTTCAAAAATATCTTCCAGAAAGGGCGTTGGACTTGTGTTTGGAACTCATCAAACAAAACAATGTGCACCTAAAGATCGTAAATGAACGAGTGACTCGGCACGGTGATTACAGGCGCATGCCCAACGGGTCCCATCAAATTACGGTGAACGCTTCATTGAACAAGTATAGGTTTCTCATAACGTTGGTTCACGAAATCGCACATTTGGTCGCTTTCGAAAAATATGGGAGGCGAATAAAGCCACATGGGTCGGAATGGAAAAAAACATTTCAATATTTGATGTTGCCTTTCTTACGTCCAGAGATATTTCCGTCTAAGCTTTTACCTCTTTTGGCAAAGCATTTTAGAAACCCAAAGGCCAGCAGCAGTACCGATGCCAATTTATCCATAGCTTTACAAAAGTTTGATGTTCTTGAAAATGATAAGATATATGTCTTTGAATTGCCCCACGGTAGTATTTTCAAGATTTATAACGGTAAATATTTTAGAAAAGGAAACAAAAAGATAAAGCGGTACGAATGTATAGAGATCGCTACGGGAAAGGTATACTTATTTCAGCCCAATGCACAGGTAGAATTGATAAAAGACTAA
- a CDS encoding UDP-N-acetylmuramoyl-tripeptide--D-alanyl-D-alanine ligase: MTIEKLHQLFLRFPIVCTDTRKITKDCLFFALKGDNFNGNHFTKEAIEKGAAYVIIDEEEHAVANASILVKDVLRTLQELATYHRNFCSAKVVSLTGSNGKTTTKELIAAVLSKKYRTTATTGNFNNHIGVPLTLLNIKKDTEIAIIEMGANHQKEIEFLCTIAQPDFGYITNFGKAHLEGFGGVEGVIKGKSELYTFLMEHDRHIFLNADDPIQIEKLATYVKKFGYSRENNGYYNIDFVEANPFVTLKVEGTTITSNLVGSYNFTNCCAAVLLGKYFNVPITEIKNAIQNYVPQNNRSQLLRKKGHEIILDAYNANPTSMKAALENFRAIDGREKVLFLGDMFELGGLAEKEHQNIADLATGMNFTTVYLIGENFFKTNTDFKKFKSFESLSKEMTKTNLPTSKILIKGSRGMALERVLDLL, from the coding sequence ATGACAATTGAAAAACTACATCAACTTTTTCTACGATTCCCTATAGTTTGTACCGACACCCGTAAAATAACCAAAGACTGTCTTTTTTTTGCATTAAAGGGAGATAATTTTAATGGAAATCACTTCACAAAAGAAGCCATTGAAAAAGGAGCTGCCTACGTTATTATTGATGAGGAAGAACATGCTGTGGCCAACGCTTCGATTTTGGTCAAGGATGTTTTACGAACGTTACAGGAACTGGCCACCTATCACAGAAATTTTTGTTCGGCCAAAGTGGTTTCACTCACAGGAAGCAATGGCAAGACAACGACAAAAGAATTGATAGCTGCAGTACTATCAAAAAAGTATAGAACAACAGCAACAACGGGCAACTTCAATAATCATATTGGAGTACCGTTGACATTGCTAAACATAAAAAAAGATACTGAAATAGCCATTATCGAAATGGGGGCCAACCATCAAAAAGAAATTGAATTTTTGTGTACTATCGCCCAGCCAGATTTTGGTTACATCACTAATTTTGGCAAGGCCCATTTAGAAGGCTTTGGCGGTGTAGAAGGTGTCATCAAAGGAAAAAGTGAGCTATATACTTTTCTTATGGAACACGATCGGCATATTTTCCTTAACGCCGATGACCCCATTCAGATAGAGAAACTAGCCACTTATGTCAAAAAGTTTGGTTACAGTAGGGAAAATAATGGATATTACAATATCGATTTTGTTGAAGCCAACCCCTTTGTGACCTTGAAAGTTGAAGGTACAACCATCACTTCCAACCTTGTGGGAAGTTACAATTTTACCAATTGTTGCGCTGCCGTCTTACTGGGAAAATATTTTAATGTCCCCATTACGGAAATTAAAAACGCGATTCAAAACTACGTACCACAAAACAATCGCTCCCAACTCTTACGGAAAAAAGGGCATGAAATTATCTTGGACGCATACAACGCCAATCCCACAAGCATGAAGGCCGCTTTGGAAAATTTCAGGGCTATCGATGGGAGAGAAAAGGTTTTGTTCTTAGGGGATATGTTCGAACTCGGGGGATTGGCAGAAAAAGAACATCAAAACATCGCTGATTTAGCTACGGGGATGAATTTTACGACCGTATATTTAATTGGTGAGAATTTCTTCAAAACCAATACTGATTTTAAAAAGTTTAAATCGTTCGAATCCCTTTCCAAAGAAATGACCAAGACAAATTTACCTACATCCAAAATATTGATAAAAGGCTCTAGAGGCATGGCCTTGGAAAGAGTTTTGGACCTTTTGTAA
- a CDS encoding M28 family metallopeptidase: protein MKISIGILSFALLISCATKKADQSTLINPKNNPEGVKGSIVEGIDIQNNSSVIDKFSDADKIEKIMIFLASDELQGRDSGSEGIAKAADFIEGIFESNHVVPYFSSFKDTLSNFDKTAYNVVGFVEGNDKNLKNEFIVIGAHYDHIGILNPEGGDQIANGANDNASGTTTVLELARYFGNSKTNKRSLIFALFSAEEKGLLGSKHLANKLKERELSLYAMLNFEMVGVPLADKDYLMYVTGYEASNLAKISNTYINEKLIGFLPTAKKFNLFQRSDNYPFHLEFNVPSQTFCTFDFTNFDHYHKVSDENELMDFEHMAEVVNKMIPVLEGISNTATQEIKYN, encoded by the coding sequence ATGAAAATCAGTATAGGTATACTTTCTTTTGCACTTTTAATAAGTTGCGCTACAAAAAAAGCAGATCAGTCCACTTTAATCAATCCAAAGAATAATCCCGAAGGTGTCAAGGGTAGTATTGTTGAAGGAATTGATATACAGAACAATAGTTCAGTTATCGATAAATTCTCAGATGCCGATAAAATTGAAAAAATCATGATTTTTCTGGCTTCGGACGAGCTGCAAGGCAGGGATTCCGGTAGTGAGGGCATAGCCAAAGCTGCTGATTTCATTGAAGGTATATTCGAGTCCAATCATGTTGTCCCATATTTTTCCTCTTTTAAAGATACCTTATCGAATTTTGATAAAACCGCATATAATGTTGTTGGATTTGTTGAAGGAAACGATAAAAATCTAAAAAATGAGTTTATCGTAATCGGAGCGCATTACGATCATATTGGTATTTTGAATCCGGAGGGTGGGGATCAAATTGCGAACGGTGCCAATGATAATGCTTCTGGTACAACCACGGTATTGGAATTGGCCCGATACTTTGGAAATTCAAAAACCAATAAACGAAGCCTTATTTTTGCATTATTTAGTGCGGAGGAAAAAGGCTTGTTGGGTTCCAAACATCTAGCAAATAAGTTAAAGGAAAGAGAATTGAGCCTGTATGCCATGTTGAATTTTGAAATGGTAGGTGTGCCGTTGGCGGATAAGGATTATTTAATGTACGTGACCGGTTACGAAGCATCTAACTTGGCAAAAATCAGTAATACATATATCAATGAAAAACTGATCGGATTTTTACCTACGGCCAAGAAATTCAATCTTTTTCAACGTTCGGACAATTATCCATTTCATCTAGAGTTTAACGTACCATCGCAGACTTTTTGCACATTTGATTTCACCAATTTTGACCATTATCACAAAGTGAGTGATGAAAACGAACTAATGGATTTTGAGCACATGGCCGAGGTAGTCAATAAGATGATTCCGGTTTTGGAAGGGATTTCCAATACTGCGACCCAAGAAATAAAATACAACTAA
- the pdhA gene encoding pyruvate dehydrogenase (acetyl-transferring) E1 component subunit alpha — protein MKKITKEVYLKWYEDMLFWRKFEDKLAAVYIQQKVRGFLHLYNGQEAVLAGALHAMDLTKDRMITAYRNHVQPIGMGVDPKKVMAELYGKVTGTSMGMGGSMHIFSKEHRFHGGHGIVGGQIPLGAGMAFGDKYFGRDNVTLCYMGDGAVRQGAFHEALNLAMLWQLPVVFICENNGYAMGTSVARTSHSTEIWKLGLGYEMPCGPVDGMDPVIVAEEMSKAIERARSGGGPTFLEMKTYRYRGHSMSDAQHYRTKEEVEEYKKIDPITQVLDVIKENGYATEEEIKAIDKRVKEKVTECEKFADESDYPPVNQLYDMVYEQEDFPFVQHK, from the coding sequence ATGAAAAAAATAACCAAAGAAGTTTATCTAAAATGGTATGAGGACATGTTGTTCTGGAGAAAATTCGAGGATAAACTTGCCGCTGTATATATTCAACAAAAAGTTAGGGGATTCCTGCATTTGTATAACGGTCAGGAAGCTGTTTTGGCAGGAGCTTTACATGCCATGGATTTGACCAAGGACCGTATGATTACGGCATACCGAAACCATGTGCAACCCATAGGGATGGGGGTCGACCCCAAAAAAGTAATGGCCGAGCTATATGGCAAGGTTACAGGTACTTCAATGGGTATGGGCGGTTCTATGCATATTTTCTCAAAAGAGCATAGGTTTCACGGCGGTCATGGTATCGTAGGTGGTCAAATTCCTTTGGGTGCCGGTATGGCCTTTGGCGATAAATATTTTGGAAGGGATAACGTAACTCTATGTTATATGGGTGATGGTGCTGTACGTCAAGGTGCTTTTCATGAGGCGTTGAATTTAGCGATGCTGTGGCAATTACCCGTGGTATTCATTTGTGAAAACAATGGGTACGCTATGGGAACCTCGGTAGCCAGAACGTCGCACTCTACCGAAATATGGAAATTGGGCTTGGGATATGAAATGCCCTGTGGCCCGGTCGATGGGATGGATCCCGTTATCGTGGCAGAAGAAATGAGCAAGGCCATTGAGCGTGCCCGTAGTGGTGGCGGTCCTACTTTTTTAGAAATGAAGACATATAGGTATAGGGGACACTCCATGTCCGATGCTCAACATTATAGAACCAAGGAAGAAGTAGAGGAATACAAAAAAATAGACCCTATTACCCAAGTTTTGGATGTTATCAAAGAAAATGGATACGCTACCGAGGAAGAAATCAAAGCGATAGATAAAAGGGTAAAGGAAAAAGTTACGGAGTGTGAGAAGTTCGCCGATGAGTCGGATTATCCGCCTGTGAACCAACTATACGATATGGTCTACGAGCAAGAAGATTTTCCATTTGTACAACATAAATAA
- the porV gene encoding type IX secretion system outer membrane channel protein PorV — MKKLLILTLLALFCKVSAQEGRAITTAVPFLNIAADARASGMGDMGVATSADAFSQQWNPAKFAFAERKMGIGISYTPYLESIITDISLLNATFHSKINEQSAFAFGLRYFTLGEIELRQFANDPGSVAKPNELALDGSYSLKLSPTFSMSVGGRFITSNLRLPEDASVDSQAASTFAVDVSGFYRSREIAYNNFDGRWRAGFNISNLGGKLQYDDGGQENFLPTNLRLGGGFDFILDQDNVIGITTEFNKLLVPTPRDFNGDGNVNGLDNAEYQSIGFLNGVFESFGDAPDGASEELKEITWALGAEYVYQDAFMFRTGYFNESEEKGSRKYFTLGAGFKFKAAQIDLSYLFSTSQVRNPLENTLRFSLTFSLGEEFYND; from the coding sequence ATGAAAAAACTACTGATTTTGACTTTGCTGGCCTTATTTTGTAAAGTGTCCGCACAAGAAGGCAGGGCGATTACGACAGCCGTACCGTTTTTAAACATTGCTGCTGATGCCAGGGCTTCAGGTATGGGCGATATGGGGGTGGCAACCTCTGCCGATGCTTTTTCACAACAATGGAATCCCGCAAAATTTGCATTTGCCGAAAGAAAAATGGGTATCGGAATCAGTTATACACCTTATTTGGAAAGTATAATTACGGATATCTCATTGTTGAACGCAACTTTCCACTCCAAAATAAACGAGCAGAGTGCGTTCGCCTTTGGGTTAAGGTATTTTACACTTGGGGAAATAGAATTGCGCCAATTTGCAAATGATCCGGGAAGTGTGGCTAAACCTAATGAGTTGGCTTTGGATGGGTCATATTCATTAAAGTTGAGCCCAACGTTTTCAATGTCGGTCGGTGGTAGGTTTATCACATCCAATTTGCGATTGCCCGAAGATGCCAGCGTAGATTCGCAGGCGGCCAGTACATTTGCCGTAGACGTTTCCGGTTTTTACAGGTCTCGTGAAATAGCCTATAACAATTTTGATGGTAGATGGCGTGCCGGTTTCAATATTTCCAACTTAGGAGGAAAACTCCAATATGATGATGGCGGTCAAGAAAATTTTTTACCGACAAATTTAAGGCTTGGCGGGGGATTTGATTTTATTCTCGACCAAGATAACGTAATAGGCATAACAACTGAGTTTAACAAACTTTTAGTGCCTACACCAAGAGATTTTAATGGCGATGGTAATGTTAATGGGCTCGATAACGCAGAGTACCAGTCCATTGGTTTTTTAAATGGTGTCTTTGAATCTTTTGGTGATGCCCCAGACGGTGCCAGCGAAGAATTAAAGGAAATCACTTGGGCCTTGGGTGCCGAGTATGTTTATCAAGATGCTTTTATGTTTCGTACCGGGTATTTCAACGAAAGTGAGGAAAAAGGTTCTAGAAAATATTTTACATTGGGCGCAGGTTTTAAATTTAAAGCCGCCCAAATAGATCTTTCCTATTTGTTCTCTACGTCTCAAGTGCGTAACCCATTGGAAAATACTCTTAGATTTTCACTTACTTTTAGCTTGGGCGAAGAGTTTTACAACGACTAG
- the gldJ gene encoding gliding motility lipoprotein GldJ encodes MKKHFIKVVLSCAVVAGSFTSCKNSSSSKNVSRATGWKVNAKEGGFQYNSDFKEQETAPGLVFIEGGTFTKGKVQDDVMHDWNNTPTSQHVQSFYMDETEVTNVMYLEYLDYLKSVYPPENPQYANIYKGALPDTLVWRNRLGFNETMTNNYLRHPAYAEYPVVGVNWVQATQFAEWRTDRVNESMLEREGYLAQDAKYQALNGEVAGTFSTETYLNRPESVYNGQIDSLQGKQKKDSINSFAKRSSGVILPEYRLPTEAEWEYAAQAQAGSREYNNYRGRKKYPWEGDYTRNGQRVGRGDQLANFKQGKGDYGGIAGWSDDGADITAEVKSYKPNDLGLYDMAGNVSEWVADVYRPIVDDEVSDFNYFRGNVYMKTAIGEDGKVNILKDSIVYDTLPNGKIVALNLPGEIKMVPVDEEETYLRTNFSSSDNRGYRDGEPGSSRFYDRFNEEDETGMKTAMYDAPKHKVERDSLGNLIRQYDTSNNRTSLINDEVRVYKGGSWRDRAYWLDPAQRRYMPQYMATDDIGFRCAMSRVGSKSKTKNKTVRGKKAK; translated from the coding sequence ATGAAAAAACATTTTATTAAAGTTGTACTCTCTTGTGCCGTAGTAGCGGGAAGTTTTACAAGTTGTAAAAACTCTTCCTCTTCCAAAAATGTATCAAGAGCCACAGGTTGGAAAGTAAATGCCAAGGAAGGGGGATTCCAGTACAATTCAGATTTCAAAGAGCAGGAAACTGCTCCCGGTCTTGTATTTATCGAAGGAGGTACTTTTACGAAAGGAAAAGTACAGGATGACGTAATGCACGATTGGAACAATACACCTACCTCGCAGCACGTACAGTCTTTTTATATGGACGAAACCGAGGTTACCAACGTAATGTATTTGGAATATCTTGATTATCTAAAAAGTGTTTATCCACCCGAAAATCCACAATATGCAAACATCTATAAAGGTGCATTGCCCGATACATTGGTTTGGAGAAATCGTCTAGGTTTCAATGAGACTATGACCAACAACTATTTGAGACACCCTGCATATGCGGAATATCCGGTAGTTGGTGTAAATTGGGTACAGGCGACCCAATTTGCCGAATGGCGTACCGATAGGGTTAACGAATCTATGTTGGAAAGGGAAGGTTACCTCGCTCAAGATGCAAAATACCAAGCCCTCAACGGTGAGGTTGCAGGTACTTTTAGCACAGAGACTTACTTGAACAGACCTGAATCAGTTTATAATGGACAAATAGATTCTTTACAGGGAAAACAGAAAAAAGACTCTATCAACAGTTTCGCAAAAAGAAGTAGCGGCGTTATTTTACCCGAATACAGGTTGCCTACCGAAGCCGAGTGGGAATATGCTGCTCAGGCACAAGCGGGAAGCCGTGAATACAACAATTACAGGGGTAGAAAAAAATACCCATGGGAAGGAGATTATACCCGTAACGGACAACGCGTCGGGCGAGGTGATCAATTGGCCAACTTCAAGCAAGGTAAAGGAGATTACGGCGGGATCGCTGGATGGTCCGATGATGGTGCAGATATTACTGCAGAGGTTAAATCATATAAGCCAAACGATCTAGGCCTGTATGACATGGCCGGTAACGTATCTGAATGGGTCGCTGATGTCTATAGACCTATAGTGGATGATGAAGTAAGCGACTTTAACTATTTTAGAGGCAATGTTTACATGAAAACAGCCATTGGAGAGGATGGAAAGGTAAACATCTTAAAAGATTCCATCGTTTATGATACCTTACCAAACGGAAAAATTGTTGCCCTTAACTTGCCGGGCGAGATTAAAATGGTGCCGGTAGATGAAGAGGAAACGTATTTGAGAACAAATTTTTCTTCTAGTGATAATAGAGGTTACAGAGACGGTGAACCTGGATCTTCCAGATTCTATGATAGATTCAACGAAGAAGATGAAACTGGTATGAAAACTGCGATGTATGACGCTCCCAAACATAAAGTTGAGCGTGATTCTTTGGGGAATTTGATACGTCAATACGATACTTCCAACAATAGAACTTCATTGATCAACGATGAGGTAAGAGTTTACAAAGGTGGGTCTTGGAGAGATAGAGCCTATTGGTTAGATCCTGCTCAACGCAGATATATGCCACAGTATATGGCTACAGACGATATTGGCTTTAGATGTGCCATGTCTAGGGTCGGGTCCAAATCCAAAACAAAGAACAAAACGGTACGAGGCAAAAAAGCCAAATAA
- the cdd gene encoding cytidine deaminase — protein sequence MHKRKITFELSVFESLKELSTESRELMKVAVKARHNAYAPYSNFQVGAAVLLENGKIVIGNNQENASYPSGLCAERVAIFQAGALYPSVNIKAIAITATSKHHVVENPAAPCGNCRQSIAEYEQKQNEPISIFLMGEKGEIVKCDSIADILPLAFDNSFLK from the coding sequence ATGCACAAGCGAAAAATAACTTTTGAACTTTCGGTATTTGAATCTTTAAAAGAACTCTCTACCGAAAGTCGTGAGCTCATGAAGGTTGCCGTAAAAGCAAGACACAATGCATATGCCCCATATTCTAATTTTCAGGTTGGTGCGGCCGTTCTTTTGGAAAATGGCAAAATTGTGATTGGGAACAATCAAGAAAATGCATCCTACCCTTCCGGGTTGTGTGCCGAGCGTGTCGCCATTTTTCAAGCAGGGGCCCTTTACCCGAGTGTAAATATCAAGGCAATAGCCATTACGGCGACTTCAAAGCACCATGTTGTGGAGAATCCCGCTGCTCCTTGCGGTAATTGTAGACAATCCATCGCTGAATACGAACAAAAACAAAATGAACCGATTTCGATTTTTTTAATGGGCGAGAAGGGAGAGATTGTCAAATGTGATTCCATAGCCGATATACTTCCGTTGGCCTTTGATAATTCCTTTTTAAAGTAA
- a CDS encoding bacteriorhodopsin: MDKSLNANFENFIGATDGYSEMAFQMVSHILTLGYAVMLAGLLYFILTLKTVSPKYRMSNILSGVVMVSAFLLLYAQAGNWTTSFEFNTEVGRYFLKTDGDLFNNGYRYLNWLIDVPMLLFQILFVVSLKKSSFTSIRNQFWFSGTMMIITGYIGQFYEVSDMPKFFIWGAISTVFFIHILWLMKKVIDEGKEGIPTKAQKILSQIWVLFLVSWFLYPGAYLMPHLLGLEGALFNESGVVGRQMTYTIADVSSKVIYGVLLGRVATIISNTEGYDFKNVT; this comes from the coding sequence ATGGATAAATCGTTAAACGCAAACTTCGAAAATTTTATTGGTGCCACGGATGGATACTCTGAAATGGCTTTCCAAATGGTTTCACATATTCTAACCTTGGGATACGCAGTTATGTTGGCCGGTCTTCTGTATTTTATTTTGACTTTGAAAACAGTATCGCCTAAGTATAGAATGTCAAACATACTTTCTGGAGTTGTAATGGTATCGGCCTTTTTATTGCTTTATGCACAGGCCGGTAATTGGACAACCTCTTTCGAATTCAACACCGAAGTAGGACGTTATTTTCTTAAAACCGATGGCGATTTATTCAATAATGGATATAGGTATCTTAATTGGCTTATTGATGTACCTATGCTTCTTTTTCAAATATTGTTTGTTGTATCGCTGAAAAAATCCAGCTTCACTTCCATAAGAAATCAATTTTGGTTCTCAGGAACAATGATGATAATAACAGGTTATATTGGACAATTTTACGAAGTAAGTGATATGCCCAAGTTCTTTATTTGGGGAGCTATTTCAACAGTATTTTTTATTCATATTCTATGGCTGATGAAAAAAGTGATTGATGAAGGTAAAGAAGGTATACCCACAAAAGCACAAAAAATACTAAGCCAAATATGGGTTCTATTTTTAGTTTCTTGGTTCTTATATCCCGGTGCATATCTAATGCCGCATCTATTAGGTCTAGAAGGAGCATTATTTAATGAATCAGGTGTTGTTGGAAGGCAAATGACCTATACTATTGCCGACGTTAGCTCTAAGGTCATTTATGGCGTGCTTCTAGGAAGGGTGGCTACAATAATCAGTAACACCGAGGGATACGATTTCAAAAATGTAACTTAA
- a CDS encoding SDR family NAD(P)-dependent oxidoreductase, giving the protein MANIIITGSSRGIGFEMAKLFADDGHQVLALSRNDKPISALNHQNIASFPFDISNPSDLQKLKNYLDNHWKTVDVLINNAGKLLNKPFLESSLEEFEEVYRVNVFGVAAITKTVLPKMSKKAHVVTVSSMGGVQGSMKFPGLSAYSSSKGAVITLTELWAEEFKETGVSFNVLALGAVQTEMLEEAFPGYQAPTTALEMAEYIKHFALTGHKMYNGKLLQVSNSTP; this is encoded by the coding sequence ATGGCCAACATAATCATTACTGGATCTAGTAGGGGCATAGGTTTTGAAATGGCAAAGTTGTTTGCCGACGATGGGCATCAGGTTTTGGCGCTCTCAAGAAATGACAAACCTATCTCAGCATTGAATCACCAAAACATAGCTTCATTTCCTTTTGATATTTCCAATCCGTCCGATTTGCAAAAACTAAAAAACTACTTGGATAACCATTGGAAAACGGTAGATGTTTTAATAAATAATGCTGGTAAATTATTGAACAAGCCTTTTTTGGAAAGTAGTTTAGAAGAATTTGAAGAAGTCTACAGGGTAAATGTGTTCGGGGTCGCTGCCATAACCAAAACTGTTTTGCCCAAGATGTCAAAAAAAGCGCATGTGGTCACCGTTAGCTCTATGGGTGGCGTACAGGGCAGTATGAAGTTTCCGGGACTTTCCGCCTACAGTTCCAGCAAAGGTGCAGTCATCACTTTGACAGAGCTTTGGGCAGAAGAATTTAAGGAAACCGGGGTATCTTTTAATGTTTTGGCACTTGGAGCCGTACAGACCGAAATGTTGGAAGAAGCGTTCCCCGGTTATCAGGCACCGACCACAGCTTTGGAAATGGCGGAATATATAAAGCATTTTGCTTTGACGGGACACAAAATGTACAACGGTAAATTATTACAGGTTAGCAATAGCACACCGTAA